TCATTGTTATTGGAGCAGCTTGTGTCACGATAATGCTCCGCGCTAAAGACCATAGATCACCGCGGTTCGATGTCTTCACCATCTGCCAGCCTCCCCGGGTCCACCTCCCTGAGGCACGGCAGATACAGTTAGGATCATAGAAAGTCTGTTTGATTGAATTGCCCCCGTGTAAACTAATATTGTTTCGCCCTCCTTTGAAGAAAGAAGAGACGAGTTTTCTGCTGTGagaaaaagcataaaaacatgTGGACGGCCGTGCTGTGTTATGAGTTATCCTGTTTCCACTGAGCCTTGTCAGAGATCCAGAAAGGATGCACAAATCATAGCGGGACACTTTGATATTGATATTCGGTGTCAGTGATAACAGAAGAACGGTTAAAGTGATCCTGCTGTCCAGCTGACAAACTTCAGGACCTGACAGAGTCGCTGAGTATCAGCCAAAATGTCGCTAACGTAAATAATAGACTCCAGAGGTGAGGCGGACTCTCACATTTGAAGTGACACTAACAGccgaaaatgtgaaaataacaTTGTCCTTTATCACCTTGCGCATTTACATTTTGTGGCTGTGTTAGAGCCATTTTGGGGGACTTTGACCCACTCGGCCAGCTGCTTTTTGTCATTGTGGAAATTTCTGCTTTTCGTCTCGAACCCACAGTCATCCCAAGCTGTCAAATACCAAAATCTTACCCTCTTGACTGTCCAAACATTGAAGATTTAATAAAAGACCTCCTGAAAAACACAGGAACTCTCATTCTGACAGAGCATTTTTTTGCCATGTAACTGctttaacagctttttaaatCTGGATCTATTTTTCTGAACCCAGAGTAGCATCATGTTGTACCTTGAATGCTGGAAATGACTCATTTTGTCAATTCTATCAGGGTAATGGAGGTGAAAGGTCATTAATCTGTGGCATATGTTAGGGAGGCAGTGAGATTAATGCTCAGTCCTGTTCCTTTGATTCTGTAGGCCCCCAAAACCCCTCAAAACTGATTCAAGGAAAACAAAAGTTAAGGTTATtgcacaaacatgcagctcCAAACATGCAGCTCTAAACATGCAGCTCCAAACATGCAGCTCTAAACATGCAGCTCCAAACATGCAGCTCCAAACATGCAGCTCCAAACATGCAGCTCCAAACATGCAGCTCCAAACATGCAGCTCCAAACATGCTGTCCCTCAAGATCAACCTTCTGAACCACCTCTTCTTTAGAGCCCAGCTtgtaaagaaagacaaaagtGCATGAAGGTATTACATTTATGGATTAAGTGCAATAAAAGCATAAATGGATGGTTTTTTCctcaggggcaggtggaggccAGTGTAAGTTTGGAAACCGTCGCGCCTGAAGCTGCAGAGTTTTACGTTGTCGTCCGAGGCTCCACGCTTACACATGTAACGACTGCAAAGAGAGACACGGACGGTCTGAGCCTCCGCTTTACAGTTCCTGGTATGCTGACTTCCGATAGCTTCAAtatcctcttttcttctcatcaTTTCTCTGTGTTCCATCATGAATTTCTGTCCCTCCTACAGGCCATGCCCTCAGTGAAGTCGCTGCCGTCACATCCTACTATTACTCGCAGGAGCAGGTCCAGCTGTGCCAGGGGGAAACATCTCTGGAATACCGCAGGGATGTTGCCCAGGAGGTCGCCGAGTGTTTGAGTGCAGCCAGGGAGCAGCTCGGCCCTCGGAGCTACTGGGAAGCCCTGAAGAGATTTTCCACGTCGACAGCCGGGGAGGCGCTCGGCACTGGCAGATTCGGCTGCAGCGAGGTGGATGCACAGCTCGGTTCAAGTGCTGAAGCTGAGCTCAGGCATCTGGATGAGAAGATCACGTATGCTGTGGCCAACCTGGATTACCCTCGGCAGTGGAAAAACACCGACAGTCGTCCAAGAGAGGAAGgtaatgaaacaggaagtgagagcgTAGCTCATGAACTGCGGTCGTGCAAGGTTTCATTTGCCAGAGGTAATTCTGTTCCAGGCTGAGCCTGTTATTGATGTTTTCTGAGAAGTTAATATTGAATTCTAAGGACCCCATGTTAAACAGCAGTACTGTGCCTTTCAAAACAAGAAACCGTAGAATCAAAAACACAACGGggtcgttaaaaaaaaaaatgcaggaaaaggaaggaaatctttttatgacagaaaataaaaaaggtggAACAAAATGAAACAGAGGAAATATAAAAATCCAATAGGTTTGTTTTAATTCCCCGTATGATTAGACACCTCTCCCATCAAGTActtgaaaacaaaatcaaatgCCAATCAAAATACCTTCAGCTTTATTCATGAAGGCCCAACCTGAAAATAACAATGATGGCAAAACTAACTTTGTGCACCATCACCTCATAGAAATTCAGGTGAACCAACTACAGAATTCAACAATAGTAATGTCACAGCAGTTTTTTTGAAACTATGCAGGAGATCTGAGTGTTCTGCTCTGTTGTCACATGATGTTCTGGATCAGCCAGCCGGGCATGTTCCAGTGAAGCAGCAATTACTGCCATTACTCCTCCTCAGTCAGATTAGCCCTGTCTTGCAGACCTCTGTGCTGTCTCGACCCTGCTCTGCCCGGCTATCGCTCCGGCTCCTTCACACCACAGCTGTGTCAGAGTTTCTTTTGGCGTCTTGACTCAGATTTTATGATTTATGGTGTTTCATTAATTTAAAGTGGCTGAGGCTGTTTTCATTGTAAGGAATTAGGGGTAAAGCACCAAGGGTATTAGTTTATGCTGAAAAGTATCTCATTTTGGATTAAATAATGGTGTTCGAGCAAAATTccagacagtttttttttcatgtagAACAGATAGTAGAAGGAAATAAAACCGGACACACACGAGAGCCTGCAGCAAAAGTGCAGCCCTGATTTGCTCTTAGTGTGTTCCCTTAAAAGATACAGTATGTGTTTATGCAAATGTCCATGCAAACGGGATCCCTCAGCGCAGCTTTTTTAGTGAGTTGACAATGAAATTGTTGTTTGTTGCGCGTTTTGCAGCATCGAGTCCTCCCAGACGGTCGAAAATAGGTCGCAATTAATGGGCCCATTGTGGAGGAGATGGCCCGCTTCGCTTCTTCTCATGGCTCAGCAACAATTTTGGGGTTAAGGGGAAAAGATAGGAATTCCTCGGCGCGTGTTTCCCAGGTTTGGACGATAACGCCGTGGCAACCGTCTGCTCCGAACAGCACTCGCAGTCTTTCTCCCTGTTTTCACCAAACAGCTCAAGTACCGTACGTGGAACTTGTGCCAAATCTGGAGAGCATCATTTGGGTCTGCAACAGATCTGCGCTTtggcagcagctctgcaaaACATCCAGTTTTTCAAGGTGCTAAAAGTTTTATTTTCGCTTCCGTCCTAGCGTAACTAGGAGCCTTTCATTCCTCCGTTACTGCTGTGTGCGACTTCCTCACATTCCGTACATGGTACAGTACAGTATGTGACAGACGAGCTGTCTCAGCTTTAAGGCTAACACATAATATTGTCTGCACATTCAACCCCCCCCACTCAGCTTTATTACCCCTGTGTGTTTTACATAGCCGCTGATCTTCAGGCTAAAGAATCCCTGCTTCACCTGGCGGTGTGTTTACGGTGGTCCTATCTTTCCCGTTACCTGGTTCATCAGACGGGAGGTCGAACACGGCGGAGCTCACCCGATGAGGAGGGAGGCGGGTCCCCGCTGCTGCCTCAGGGGGACGGACAGAAAGTTCTGTTCAGGTTCCTGATTGCAAAATGTTCTGTTTCTGCCACCCAAGCTGCCTTATATGAGAGGTTTATGGGCTTATTGTCGAGGATTTGACATATTTAAGGAAGAAAATTTACATTTTGGCCTTTTTACTTGTGCAGtgaactgatttttttttttaaaaacctggtAGAAATTAGATTTGAGGTGATTAATACACTATTAGCGACTGAAAGAtttaaggaggaaaaaatgatTATATTGTTGAAATATTGTTCCTCAAGAAAAAATTCAAAATTCCACAAACTGAGCCTGGGAACCTCTCAGTTGAGACAATACATTCCAGTGATGTAACACCGACAGTCCATGATGAGTCAGAGAAAATAATAATGAGCTGCATGCTTCACTTCTCATAAACTCAGTTCTGCTCTGTCCTGCCGCTCTTACCTCCAGTCCTCCAGACTCCGCAGTCGGACCTCTTCCTGGTGTTTGGCACGTCTGGTCCGATAGCTCCAGTGTGCTGACGTTTTGTCCCAAGGCTGactccctgaccctgaccgtgaGGGAACCGCTCGGCAGCTGCCCGCAGGAGGCCATCATGGTCCTACGAGACAGACTGGGAGACCAGGATGTCCTCAAACAGGTGACAGCgaacagagacagaaatgaaAGATTGTAATGTAATATGTAATATTGATCAGAATACTGTTTAAATAGTAATTAAGGATGTGCAGTCATAACACTGTGTTAACATTTTTATAATCTTTTAGTTGTTTGCTGGTTATTAACCATCTTATTGTTCCAGATATGTGTGCTCAAAGCGCTCCCAGACGGGAAAAGCAATGATGATATCTTCCAGATAAACAAAGGTAGGAGGACTTCTTACATAACTCCTCTGAAAAAACAATTTTGCTTATTAAAATGTGTCCGACAGCAGAGCTTTTGTGGTCAGCCTGCATGGAAACCACTGATTTGTGATTTACCTGCAAGTATCGACCGCATGTATTATAGGCGGTCACGTTAAGACACCCGCTGTCACACAGATGTATACTGGTTGTGAAACATCCGTGCACtggcacacatgcacgcgcggctgctgaggagcagctttgcattgcagattttcctttttgtttcatGTCATTGTAAGTAGACTGTGGGCTGAAGACGCTGATGGACGGATTGCTCAGTCGGGACAGTAATTATCAGTCGCAGCCTTTGTCTCGCCTGCACACACGCTCGGCTGGAGTGTTGCTCGTCTCTGTGCAGCGACATGTGACGCACACTTTACTCTAGagaggtggaaaaagaaaacagcacttGTACAAACATTTGCACGGCCAGACCTCCGTCTCTAATGACCTCAAGGGGACGAGGAGAGgccaaaaaaacagcacatgagTTTCATGCGCTGCTCAGAGCTCAGAGAAAGGCGGGCCGGGGGGCCGATTTAATTTGCGCGCAGCCTGGTATGCCACGCTTTCGGTAACCACGGAGATGGCACATGGCGGTATCGACTCCTGAAGCGAAAGCAGGAAGTGTTCTGCCCTATCGACCTTAACCTTGTCCCGACTTAGGCGGCTGTCCATTAATCTTGAAATAACAGCCCGGCGGTGGGCAGGGAGGGCGCGCTCTTCCTCCGGAGCCTCGGCCAGGTTTCCATTGCTGGAGCAAAGAGTCATATCCAGAAGTCCTGGCTTCTTTTGTACAGAGGTGTAGGCTGTGCCATGCATCAACGGCTGTTTGAGTTTTGTCGTTTTACGCAGGAATCGCGAGGGAGCTCCAGGCAGACGAGCAGGCGCTGTTGGACAGCGTGAGTATGCAAATGCAGAGGACACCGAGTCCACTGTTTTTGATTTCATTGAGGCAGAAAGCGAGTTTTTACATGCTTTCCTTAATGCAGTTGTGCTTTCTTTCTTCTAAGGTTTTTGAGGAACAGCTTGTTCTGTCTTTggacgaggatgaggacgatGGTGATATAACAGATTACTCCTCGGTATCTGGTGAGTCTTTCACTCCAGCGCGCATCTATAATAAGTATACTAAGTTGAAGATTGATGCCAGTTGAATGATGTATTAGCTTGGCGAGTACAGTGGCGCGTCATTCAGAGCAAAAATCTTTGTCTAACCACAGTGTTCTGGGTTCTGTTACTGGTTAGGAGGGTTGTAACAGAGGACCTGATGTTCTGCTGTCAGCGGGATGTCAGATGCTGGTGtggcttttgtgttttgcttgGTGATTAACAGGGAGCTCTGCAGCTTACATGACGAGGCAGTCGTCCATAAaagcacacacaaaaccacatCTGTGGCCGTACTGCAGAGCAGGGTGTGGGACCGATGCCTGATAAGCTGGTTGTGGTGCTGGCCCAACCAGATGTTTGAGTCATCTCATAAAATTCATTTTGTACTTTGCTTTAATTGAGTCTCTCCTGTTTGCGCTATTGAGACATGAGGTTATGAGTCCAGCAATCTGCCCTGTCACTGGGACAAAGACAGGAATGGGGTCAGGCCGATcccctgtctccccctctcctcccagctAACTGTCCATTCCCATATTCCCCCCATGTGAGGCTCTGTTCCTGAAGTAAAAGGGTGAATTTTAGGGTGAATCGTCCTCAGAAACACAGGTTTTTACAAGCTGAACTCGCACAAACGCTTACTGGCCGGTAAAAACTTTGACAAGAGTGCTGAAATTGTTCCGCCGTTGTCATAGCGACTGTGTGAATGGTCATTTCTTGTGGGTCTGTTGTGGAAGACTGAGGATTTGTCATAAAGGCGACAGGGACTTCGGTGCTGCTAAATAAATTCCCCTGTTGccctcatcctctccctcaCCGCTGATGAATCATTTTCCAGCAATTAGAACACTTCACAGCTGCCGTGGTGGAAACTCGACAATGAGAATGACAGCTATTCACAGCTCTGTTGAAATCAAACAAaaggagttccacaaggttcagtGCTTGGTTCTCTGCAGCCAATATAATGGACGGGTAAAACCCATCTTGATGCAATAATACACACTTCCACATAGCACTTTAACTTTTTTAACATCTAGCTATTTAAACCCTTCAGCATGCCTTTGGCAAAGTGCAATATTTACACAATCATTCTGAAACTCACACTTCAATTTCATGTCGGAATCATTGCAACAGAACTGAAATCACTTTGTagcaaactaaaaaaaaaaaagtatatatatctctatattttttctttttttgtgataTAAATACTGCAATATTAACTCTTAAAATGGAATGTTCTTTTAAAACTCTCATTTCAAACTAAGCAAACAGACAAAGGAAGCTAAATAAAAGCACTGAATTGAAGTAGAATGTAGGAAGCGTGCCTTGTAAGTTAGTGCTCCGCGTTAATGGCTTCCctgtgtgagagcagagaggaatttcctctctgctgctcaggatTTCCCTTGCATGAGTGCAGGCCCTGCTGCTCCAGACATCAAAATGTGGGTGGAACGTGCAGAAAGCAGTTAAAATGCCTTCTGATCAGGAGAGGTCAGTTTCCAGGTTACTGTCGGATATTTTTATCAACACCTCTGTGAATACGCAGCCATGCCAGCAGGGCTACATGTGCATCTATAGTCCAGCTCTATATTGAAATGATTAACCCAATGTTAATAAAAAATGAAGGTAGATCATTGATTAAACTATGGAGGCACAAATATACCTAAAAAACAGTCTTGGCTCAGTGTCACTGACGCACGATTCAACACAAGTCAATAAACTGCCTCTTTTCAGCCGATAGACCACCTGCCAGTAACGCCGATTTGTCAAACCTTTAAAGGTCACACCTCTCCGTTTTCCTTTCTTCCCCCAAAGCCATGACATTTACGCTCAAAAGTATAAACGCGGGAATCGCGGTGCCGTGGTCCCAAATTACTGGGATCATCAGGAAGATAACGCTTAAAGCTGACATCACAGATATCAGATTCTCAGATGTGGACGGGTTTCGCCATCAACTGTGTGCAGAATATGAAGCATCATTCTGAAACGTCCACCCTGTTAGAGAGTCGGAGCTACACTAAAGGTCCTGCTGTCCTGGGACGTTGTTGTATTACCTCTGCAGTAAATGGACACCGCATGCAGTCCCGCGGAGTCCAACCCCACATCCTCCAGTGTCCCGCAGACTCTCGACCTTGTGCGACCACCAGCGACCACGCCACCTGCGGAGAGGAGAACCAGGTCACACAGCAAGAATTACATCGGAACTGCATATGTCTTcatatatttttaaacatttttaaatgtatttcttcATGTCCCCCCTTAGGTGGACGATGCTGACAGCCAGTGCAGCATCAGTGGTGTGACTGTGGACAGCACGGAGACAGAAGGTGTGATAATGGACGCTGTGGACACGGAAGATCTCCTGCTGGTCAACGACACTCCTCTGCATCACTTGGAAGATTCCCACCCTCCTTCAGCACCCTGTACCCCCCCGCTCTCGCCGGCTAACCGGGCCCTAGCCAGGCTGCATCACTCAGCCTCCTCTGAGTGCAACAGTCTGAGAGGAAGTCCTCCCCCGGACAGTTGTGACCTCAGGTGTGAAAGGATTTCTCTATTTTTAATATGTGTACGCTTCTGTGTTCAAATGGTATTTTCTTCTCCAGTCCCAGTTCAGTTGCCCTGGAGATGGACAGCGAGGACGAAATCTCTGAAACAAAGTCTCCCATTTCCTTGTTTTCGTGTGATGGGCGGCGTGAGGACAGTATGGACTCGTGCCATCCTTCCCCTGACCTCGCTTTCCCTCCCAGCCAATCGGCCGTGTCAGCATGTGAAAGCGGCGCAAAAGTAAAATGCCGCGTCAGCCTTTCATCAAACACCTCGGCAGGCATTGCAAGCCCTAATTCTTTGTATTTACCACCTCTAGGAAGAGGCTGACCAAGGAATGAGGCTGCGTTCATATTCCTATTCTTCTGCCAAAATCGGCGTGCATCCTGCTCGGCTAGCCCAGGAGAGCCGCGGCTCAGACAACAGCGCCGGTCAGTAACAGGGAGTTGTTGCTCGCACTTTGGAATCTAACACCAGCTAACATCACACGTCTGTTGTGTTACCACCCGGGGTGTTTTTGCACTAATGGAACACCGTCAAGAAATATGTGCAGGAAAGTACAAGTTAGTTTTTTTTAGCCAAGAAGAAGCTCAATCCTGAAATGATCTACTCAGACTTGTAGCTTAATTGTAGCTTAATTGCTAAACTCCACACAGTTTTGACCAACTCCAAAGTGCATTGAGGACAGAACTCAAACGCACGATCGGGCCTGAGCGTCGAGGTTGTCAAATTCTACTTAATTTTGAAAGGATTTTTCACTATTACGAACAGTTGGTTTATCCCTTTTTATTCCTTTTGAGGTATTCTGGTGATTTCTCTTGAATTACTACTTTAGGAATCCTGCAGGAACCAAGCTTGTACACAGATATTAATGGCGCCTCTTTGTAGCCTACTGAAGGCGGCAATAGTTCCCACCGTCTGTAGTTGATGCATGAGAAGCCTTCTGTCCACTGTGCCCTGTAGATGCTGCTCTCCACAGTGTCAACCACAGCCGATCTCTCCTTCAGGCCCTCTCTCTGTCTAAATCTCTGTCCCTGCTCCACCCCGGTAGTAAGTACTGAACACCCGCAGCCGACATAACTGCGCTGAGCCCCAGCATAGCCAGCATGCCACTGCCAGCATCagtgcttctgtgtgtgcgcTCAGCCAGAGAAGGCTTATGTTTGACAAGTGATCCAACTTAAAAGACCAAAAATATTCGAAAGACGGACTCGCACGCTACTGATGATTATGCTGAACTGCTGTGTTCGTGCTTTAGCTGTGGGAAACGCTGTGAGCATCGTGGCAAAGACTAAAATGCAGATAGATAAAACTTGTGGAACACAGAAAGACACGTATGAAAGGTGACACTGGAGAGTCACCTAAGGAATCCACGGCACTTCAGTCCCATTAGCatgtgcttgcatgtgtgtatgGCTTACATGATCACGTTGCCCCGTTTGATACTCTGCTGGTATGTGCACACCGTCTGCATGTTTTAGTATGTGTTTTCTATTcgtgcatgttgtttttaaGAAATATTAATTCGGCTTGGCTCTGTGTAGTTTGCCAGGATTTGATTGAAATTGTTAATCAACTTTTACTTGATGTTTGCAGAGCAAAGACCATCAACGATATCAGAGCAGTCACATGACAAAAGGTATTCATTTCACTTTCAAATGACTTAACACTATaaatttttctgctctttggccTATTTGTATTAAGGATTCAGCCTGCCTTGATGAACCGTCTTATACTGGTGTTTGCTTTTAATTGTTATACAAATGCAATGATAATGACTGTCACACATGGGGTACAGTTATAACCTGGTTGCCTGGTGACGGTGCGAAATTATTCTTTTGTGAGGCTCAATTGTTCTCAGGAAGCAGAAATGTTATAATGCTCATTCTTTCTCGATTTCTGTCCTTGTTTTTGAGCAGATTTGCTTTTTGCAATGCAAAATAAAGTGTATCTAAAAGGTACAGGCACACTTCTAATGCCAATTAACCACAGAACATAACTGTGTGGGTTTTAATACTGTATTTTTCACTAAGGAGAAGACGTTGCAAGAATACTTTAAAGgaaattgtttttttcctttctgctaGATCATCCATAAACCCTAACACCTCTCCCTACTGGGAGAACGCGGAAATAACATTATAAAgccaatgattttttttcttcttcggTTTTTTGTTGAACTACTGTAATACCAGGGGAACGCCCTTTACGCCCAACATATCTCATTTGGCAGCTCTccatcagcatgtgtgtgtatgtctgtgtgtatgtttgttaCAGGGAGATTATGTTCCGTAAGCGAGCTCAGTCTGCTGACGATGAGGGCAGCATGGAGCTGCCAGAATCCCTCCAACATCTCACTCTGTCTGAGTTCCTTAAAGAGTATGTGGGATCAGGTTGAATGTGAACATCTTTAACCACACTAACTCCAAAACTTACAGCACGGCCTGATAGACCATCATCTGCTCTCCTGCACCGTGGCTCGTATTGCATGCATCCAGTATCTACTAATGAAACATTTAATTCACATTACAGCACAGAGTTGCAGCGTGTCCTTTGTCACTTTTTAATGACTAACAAGTTCTGTTTCtttactgtgtttttgttttctcctttaGAGCAGACCTAAAAGAAAGTCACAAACGATGTCACGTTATCAGCTAACACTAAAATAATGTTTATACAATAAACACGAAACTGAGTACCAACAAAGGGCAATGACACGCTCCTCTTCTTGCAGGATCGAAGAGGAGGACTCAGACAAGTACAACATCCCGGCAAAAGTGGAGTCCGAAAAATACCGCGTGATTCGCACCTTCAGTTTTCTCAAAAGCCGAATGTCCAGCACACGGAACAAGAGCAAGGTAGGAATGCTCACGCAAACAGCCATATAAGGAACCATCCTGTAGGTGCGACTGATGCATTTTCCCATTTTTGGTCGATGGAAATATTTATGGTGTTACACGTCCAGGCATGCGGGGTCTTGACCCAGGCATGGAATATGTGAGTCTCCCTGCTCGCTGTGAGACACAAGCAGGAAATGTTTCTGGAAATATCTCAAGGTCGGGGTGACAAACCAAACACGGTGTCCAGTCGCTTTCCTTTTAATGATTAATCCCGTGTTTTGAAGTCAGCAGAGACTGGAAGCCCTTCCCTGACCTGCATCTGTTGTTTATGCTGTGCTCCATTTCCTTGGcagtcttttctctttttttttggctgtttttggaaggaaaaaaaaggaacaagtCCTCGCAGGCTTGTGCACTCGTCCCCGCGCATGTTGACAGGGATCCTCCTCATTTGTATACAGGAAAATATGTATTAAGAGCCTCACATGCTGCACAACTGCAGTTACTGCTTTAGCCTCTAAATGACCTCTGAGTTTACGCCCATGTATCTGTCTTGGTTTTCCAAGGGGAAGGGGAAAGAGCGGGAAGCcaaagagaggcagcagaatgGACATCGGTTCTCGGCTGGCTCCTGTTTGGGTCCCACCATATGTGTGGTGTGTGACAAGCCAGCCTCTGGAAAAGACCTGCTGCATTGCTCAAGTTAGTAATGATGCAACCACCTAATATTTGAGACAtttctgtgtttaaatgaaCTCTCTTATGCAAACATAACATTCTATATTATATACATTTAAGTTCCAGTATACCTTTATGTGCTTAACAAGGATTTATTTCAATGATTAACTTTTATCCGCGTCACAAATCCTCATCGCCATCATTAATATTTGGGACATATCTCGTCTCCCAGGCTGCACTGCAATCGTCCACAAGTGCTGTAAAGACTCTCTTCCACCCTGCATGAAAGTGCGTATTGCTTCCATTAGTGGGGTGAAATCTGTTTTTTGACCTGGGCACCCTCCTGTGTCAGGTGTTCAGAAACTCACCTGCAAATCTGTCATTTGTCCTACTTAGAAACTTCAGGATAAGTGTGCAGCGACTGTGGCGAAGAGCCGGACAGCATCGCTCCCTCAGAGTGAGTTTACGGCATGAAATATTGCACCCGCCTGTGGATGTGGTTGGACGGTCTCTTTGCTGTCCCGCAGACTTCACAGTGAGAGACAACTCTCCTCAGCGTGCCATTCCTACCGACTCTCTCCCCACCGTGAGCCCCAAAGAGAGGAAAGACCCGATGACCAATTCCAGTTCGGCCACTGGAGGGTTCTCGCACAGCGACAGGTCACAAAGCTCTCCCACTTTATGATGGCACTGGGATAAACAGATCCCACTGCTAACACTGGTCCTCcatgtttcctctctgctgcagtcGACTCAGCGAGAGTCCAGAGACGGAGCCGGATGCTCCCAAAGTTAGCAGCCGCTCAGAGGAGCGACTGCTGACCCCGGTGTCCTCCGTCCCTGCTGAGTCTTTCTTTGGAGACGGTGTGTAATTTACTcagagcagaaccacaacacagCTTTAAAGATGCCTGACAACGAAGAGCAGGCTGCGACATGTTCCCATGAAAGCGAACCTTGGCCTCAAATGTGTTTTCTCCTCGTCTCTGTAGAAACTGTAGACGCGTGTATCAACAGAGACATGTCGATGGATGCTGTTGATTATGAAGCCGAGTCATGGAGCCTCACAGTAGAGCACAAGTTCTGCAAGACACAGGACAAGCGAGCTGTCAAGAGGCAGGATGTTATCTACGGTGAGCAGATAGCAAACAGATCATGTCACGTACTCTTATATGCATCTAACTGTCTGCGCGCTTGTTGCAGAGCTGATGCAGACGGAGCTTCACCACCTGCAGACTTTACACATCATGGCCGAGGTTTTCCGACgggggatgaaggaggaggtgcagcTGGACACGGAGGCAGTGGAGCGGGTCTTCCCCtgtctggaccagctgctggtcTTCCATCACGCCTTCTTCGCCGCAATGAAGGAGCGGCGACACAACTCGGCCCAGCCGCCGGGACACGGGAACTACCTCATTCAACGGAT
The sequence above is drawn from the Takifugu rubripes chromosome 6, fTakRub1.2, whole genome shotgun sequence genome and encodes:
- the arhgef28a gene encoding rho guanine nucleotide exchange factor 28, which codes for MELDRREVPLYGQVEASVSLETVAPEAAEFYVVVRGSTLTHVTTAKRDTDGLSLRFTVPGHALSEVAAVTSYYYSQEQVQLCQGETSLEYRRDVAQEVAECLSAAREQLGPRSYWEALKRFSTSTAGEALGTGRFGCSEVDAQLGSSAEAELRHLDEKITYAVANLDYPRQWKNTDSRPREEAADLQAKESLLHLAVCLRWSYLSRYLVHQTGGRTRRSSPDEEGGGSPLLPQGDGQKVLFSPPDSAVGPLPGVWHVWSDSSSVLTFCPKADSLTLTVREPLGSCPQEAIMVLRDRLGDQDVLKQICVLKALPDGKSNDDIFQINKGIARELQADEQALLDSVFEEQLVLSLDEDEDDGDITDYSSVSVNGHRMQSRGVQPHILQCPADSRPCATTSDHATCGEENQVDDADSQCSISGVTVDSTETEGVIMDAVDTEDLLLVNDTPLHHLEDSHPPSAPCTPPLSPANRALARLHHSASSECNSLRGSPPPDSCDLSPSSVALEMDSEDEISETKSPISLFSCDGRREDSMDSCHPSPDLAFPPSQSAVSACESGAKEEADQGMRLRSYSYSSAKIGVHPARLAQESRGSDNSADAALHSVNHSRSLLQALSLSKSLSLLHPGKQRPSTISEQSHDKREIMFRKRAQSADDEGSMELPESLQHLTLSEFLKEIEEEDSDKYNIPAKVESEKYRVIRTFSFLKSRMSSTRNKSKGKGKEREAKERQQNGHRFSAGSCLGPTICVVCDKPASGKDLLHCSSCTAIVHKCCKDSLPPCMKKLQDKCAATVAKSRTASLPQNFTVRDNSPQRAIPTDSLPTVSPKERKDPMTNSSSATGGFSHSDSRLSESPETEPDAPKVSSRSEERLLTPVSSVPAESFFGDETVDACINRDMSMDAVDYEAESWSLTVEHKFCKTQDKRAVKRQDVIYELMQTELHHLQTLHIMAEVFRRGMKEEVQLDTEAVERVFPCLDQLLVFHHAFFAAMKERRHNSAQPPGHGNYLIQRIGDVLLQQFSEENQEKMKQVYGEFCSRHNEAVSFFKELQQHNKRFQNFIKQQGTNSLVRRREIPECILLVTQRITKYPVLLERILQYTEEETEEHADLSKALAQIREVIAAVDLSVSEYERHQRLQEVWNRMENRSVAKLKNGYTFRKQDMMGPGQMLKHQGLLLWKTATGRLKDVLALLLTDSLIFLQEKDQRYTFATVDQKPPVIALQKLIVREVANEERGLFLISASAAGPEMYEVHTSSKEERNAWMRLIREAVESCPEEEEEYTSESEEEKRAAEARVQKIQKLQDNLISRDQLICSSLEEKLQVFATLSALSGRTDALPMDPRLLVQPHSEDVPQAAVLLAAALQEAKNLKAMLSSPACSTPSSLTPDSDTDSEFPSSLVALMQTSSDSETSPESTEAGEGSELHTLHPPLLQKTDAKNVDLKVVQSVQNLTQLLYSLQARVSLQDSYYDIQRLLLQESGRPSPRAHRPHLLSIRGNTLQEQEKQRNLEKQKEEVAMIQRLQDQLRQEKERWERECQARDSQQGERERRLEERERQCHLEAEKLRRERDDLDEQLEEYQQGLERLREGQRNIERERERLESQEKLLQTWRYSRQRSLPAVIPHMLIPLDGEQNPSSDRSRDCSSTCSLFVNEAAFASASTNNRHVHHKRNDPSAHNCLNTLLARSNSRRSPTAKTPESPHSDPQGWLTGKLELQQPSSDHIGRSYVAEAWSQTARQADPCPSPPHHSDPGLNLDTLVSLETDSSSEEGIEETIVYL